AGAAACCGGGTTTACAAACGCCGTGGTCCAGTTCGAGCCCGAGCGAAGAAAGGGTTTCTGTTCCGTTGGCACCGGTGTATACTTTAACCCTGGAGTAAACCTCCTGCTGCGACCACAGGGCGGCAGGTAGAAAGAGAAGGAAAATGCAATATCTCAGCATATACAAAGGTTTGAACTTACAAGGTACGGAATTGGAAACGAGAACGCAAAATATCAGTGAACGGCCTGACAAGCAGTCACTTGAAAAAACGAGTACATTTGAGGTATGGATTCCGGAAGCAAACTAACCGATGGCCTGAATGCAGAAGACTATTACGTTTCGGAGGAAGGGCATCTTGTGTTTACTGAAAAGTATCATCTGAAACGGGGGCATTGCTGCCAGAGCGGATGTAAGCATTGTCCGTATGGTTTTAATCCGCGAACGGGCTTGTTTGATAAAAAGAAGGAAATCAAAAATGGATATTAAAAAATTTCGCCGGCTGATCTTACAGGGAATCCCTTCCCGGCTACCGCAAACCAGACCCCTGGATCCGTCCTTGAACCACGCCCCGGTCAGAAAGAATATTCTCTCAGGGGAAGAAAAGAAGCTGGCCGTTCGGAATGCGCTGCGTTATTTTCCGAAAAAACATCACGCTGTTCTGGCCGCGGAATTTGCAGCGGAGCTGAAACACTACGGGAGAATATATATGTACCGTTTCCGGCCGGATTATAAAATCTGGGCACGGCCGGTTGGCGATTTTCCGGCCAGAAGCAAACAGGCGGCCGCCATCATGCATATGTTGTCGAATAATCTGGACCAGGCGGTGGCTCAGCACCCCGATGAGCTGATCACCTACGGAGGAAACGGCGCGGTGTTCCAGAACTGGGCGCAATATCTTTTAACAATGAAATACCTGGCGGAAATGACCGACCGCCAGACACTGGTTTTGTATTCGGGACATCCGCTCGGATTATTCCCGTCGCACCCGGAGGCCCCCCGTGCCGTGATCACCAACGGAATGATGATTCCGAATTATAGTAAGCAGGACGACTGGGAGAAATTCAATGCATTGGGTGTAACACAGTATGGGCAGATGACGGCAGGATCGTTCATGTATATTGGCCCGCAGGGAATTGTGCACGGCACCACCATTACGGTGATGAACGCCGCGCGTAAATTTGCGGGCGGGTCAATGGCAGGGAAAGTATTTGTGAGTTCCGGTTTGGGCGGGATGAGCGGAGCACAGCCGAAAGCAGCGGTGATCGCCGGTGGGATAGGGGTGATTGCAGAAGTAAATCCCAAAGCGGTGTTTACCAGACATTCACAGGGCTGGGTCAACGAGGTTTTTACGGATCTCGGGCTCCTTATTAAAAGAATTGAAAAAGCAAGACAGGCAAAAGAGGCTGTTTCGCTTGCCTACCAGGGGAATGTGGTGGATTTGTGGGAGAAATTCGCGGAAGAAAACGTAAAAGTGGAACTGGGATCGGATCAAACTTCCCTTCACAATCCCTGGTCGGGCGGATACTACCCGGCAGGTTTTTCTTTCGATGAGTCAGTGAAAATGCTGTCCTCAGATCCTGTACGCTTCAAGGCGGAGGTACAGCGCTCACTGGTTCGTCACTCCAATGCGGTCAATAATATGTGCGCACGGGGAATGTATTTTTTTGACTACGGAAATGCTTTTCTCCTGGAAGCCTCCCGCGCGGGCGCTGATGTGCTCAAGGCCGATGGTAATTTTAAATACCCAAGCTATATTCAGGATATTCTCGGACCCATGTGTTTCGATTTCGGTTTCGGTCCCTTCCGTTGGGTTTGTACCAGCGGCAAAGCGGAGGATCTGGCAACCACCGATGCGCTGGCACTAAAAGTGCTGATGCAGCTGTACAGAAAAGCCCCGGCAGATATTAAACAGCAGCTGGCGGATAATATTACCTGGATCAAAGAGGCTCAGAAAAATAATCTGGTGGTAGGGTCGAAGGCCAGAATATTATATGCCGATGCACAGGCACGCATACAGATTGCCACGGAATTTAACAAGGCCATTAAGGCAAAACGTCTGAAAGGTCCGGTGGTGCTGGGGAGAGATCATCATGATGTATCCGGAACGGATTCACCCTACAGGGAAACTTCTAATATTTATGATGGCTCGCGCTTCACTGCAGATATGGCAGTGCAGAATTTTGCGGGCGATGCTTTCCGGGGTGCCACATGGGTGTCGTTGCATAATGGCGGAGGCGTAGGCTGGGGTGAAGTAATCAACGGAGGTTTCGGATTGGTGCTGGATGGTTCCAAAGACGCCCGGCGCCGACTGGAACAAATGCTGTTCTGGGATGTTAATAACGGGATC
This genomic interval from Bacteroidia bacterium contains the following:
- a CDS encoding urocanate hydratase, which translates into the protein MDIKKFRRLILQGIPSRLPQTRPLDPSLNHAPVRKNILSGEEKKLAVRNALRYFPKKHHAVLAAEFAAELKHYGRIYMYRFRPDYKIWARPVGDFPARSKQAAAIMHMLSNNLDQAVAQHPDELITYGGNGAVFQNWAQYLLTMKYLAEMTDRQTLVLYSGHPLGLFPSHPEAPRAVITNGMMIPNYSKQDDWEKFNALGVTQYGQMTAGSFMYIGPQGIVHGTTITVMNAARKFAGGSMAGKVFVSSGLGGMSGAQPKAAVIAGGIGVIAEVNPKAVFTRHSQGWVNEVFTDLGLLIKRIEKARQAKEAVSLAYQGNVVDLWEKFAEENVKVELGSDQTSLHNPWSGGYYPAGFSFDESVKMLSSDPVRFKAEVQRSLVRHSNAVNNMCARGMYFFDYGNAFLLEASRAGADVLKADGNFKYPSYIQDILGPMCFDFGFGPFRWVCTSGKAEDLATTDALALKVLMQLYRKAPADIKQQLADNITWIKEAQKNNLVVGSKARILYADAQARIQIATEFNKAIKAKRLKGPVVLGRDHHDVSGTDSPYRETSNIYDGSRFTADMAVQNFAGDAFRGATWVSLHNGGGVGWGEVINGGFGLVLDGSKDARRRLEQMLFWDVNNGIARRAWARNNEAMTALRREMNRTKGLTVTWPNIAEDELLDQLGF